A part of Kitasatospora acidiphila genomic DNA contains:
- a CDS encoding AraC family transcriptional regulator, protein MSPTRHTWAHRDAPGPSLRPMADRERVEWHYHDVNQLAWPGRGVLRMTTAQGSWVVPPYRAVWLPAGVPHAHQAHGPSELRCLVFPATVNPLRLAGPAVLAVSPLLRELIAALTGPDAPTGRPARTLEQAALDQLRQAPELPLGLPQPRDPRLRDLAALLTADPGDPRTLAELGRAVGAGERTLSRLFRRELGLSFPQWRAQLRLHHALVLLAEGRSVTATATACGYHSPSAFIEAFRHAFGTTPGRHRHDRDAT, encoded by the coding sequence GTGTCGCCAACCCGCCACACCTGGGCCCACCGGGACGCGCCCGGGCCGTCACTGCGCCCGATGGCCGACCGGGAGCGGGTCGAATGGCACTACCACGACGTCAACCAGCTGGCCTGGCCCGGACGCGGAGTGCTGCGGATGACCACGGCGCAAGGCAGCTGGGTGGTGCCGCCGTACCGCGCGGTCTGGCTGCCGGCCGGCGTGCCGCACGCCCACCAGGCGCACGGGCCGAGCGAGTTGCGCTGCCTGGTGTTCCCGGCGACGGTCAATCCGCTGCGGCTGGCCGGCCCGGCGGTGCTCGCGGTCAGCCCGCTGCTGCGCGAGCTGATCGCCGCCCTCACCGGACCCGACGCGCCCACCGGGCGGCCCGCCCGCACCCTGGAGCAGGCAGCGCTGGACCAGCTGCGCCAGGCGCCCGAACTGCCGCTCGGGCTACCGCAACCGCGTGATCCCCGGCTGCGCGACCTGGCCGCGCTGCTCACCGCCGACCCCGGCGATCCGCGCACCCTGGCCGAGCTCGGCCGCGCGGTCGGCGCCGGGGAGCGCACCCTGAGCCGGCTGTTCCGCCGCGAGCTGGGCCTGAGCTTTCCGCAGTGGCGGGCCCAACTGCGACTGCACCACGCGCTGGTGCTGCTGGCCGAGGGCCGCTCGGTCACGGCCACCGCGACCGCCTGCGGCTACCACTCCCCCAGCGCCTTCATCGAGGCGTTCCGGCACGCCTTCGGCACCACTCCGGGCCGTCACCGGCACGACCGGGACGCAACCTGA
- a CDS encoding MFS transporter, whose protein sequence is MRTLTRTAVPTTAPTVGTPGSSLLRRNRDFRLLYTGEVTGQFGGSVTNLALPLIATVVLHADALKVSSLTAAAWLPWLLLGLPAGAWVDRLRRRPVMLAAAACSLLLYLTIPVAGTLGLLTFPQLLAVAFCAGVSAVFFQTAYTALLPTLVAEPDRAEGNAKIQGSASVAQFAGRSSAGAIAQFFGPVNGLFANTVTFLVSVLCTARIHEAERRTAPAARRSLRQDVGEGLRLVLGDSWLRSILAYGGLSNLALTAYQSIQVIFLLNRAGLPQGLIGTLIALSGLGGIAGAAVARRVGAAIGTARALLLFQLGLPVLALLIPLADKGAGAACYLVGGLAVSGGVVAGNVLRATFIQRYVPAEMFGRTSATTAVVVYGTMPIGALLGGGLAQAFGLGTAMWLSCAAVPLAATVLLCSPIRRHRDLPNRPMTAAPTA, encoded by the coding sequence ATGCGCACCCTGACCCGCACCGCGGTCCCGACCACCGCCCCCACCGTCGGCACGCCCGGCAGCAGCCTGCTGCGCCGCAACCGCGACTTCCGGCTCCTCTACACCGGCGAGGTGACCGGCCAGTTCGGCGGCTCGGTGACCAACCTGGCGTTACCGCTGATCGCCACCGTCGTGCTGCACGCCGACGCGCTCAAGGTCAGCTCGCTCACCGCCGCCGCCTGGCTGCCCTGGCTGCTGCTCGGCCTGCCGGCCGGCGCCTGGGTGGACCGGCTGCGCCGCCGGCCGGTGATGCTGGCCGCGGCGGCCTGCTCGCTGCTGCTCTACCTGACCATTCCGGTGGCCGGCACGCTCGGCCTGCTGACCTTCCCCCAGCTGCTGGCGGTGGCCTTCTGCGCCGGAGTCAGCGCCGTCTTCTTCCAGACCGCCTACACCGCCCTGCTGCCCACCCTGGTGGCCGAGCCGGACCGCGCCGAGGGCAACGCCAAGATCCAGGGCAGCGCCTCGGTCGCCCAGTTCGCGGGCAGGAGCTCGGCCGGTGCCATCGCCCAGTTCTTCGGGCCGGTGAACGGCCTGTTCGCCAACACCGTGACCTTCCTGGTCTCCGTGCTCTGCACGGCCCGGATCCACGAGGCCGAGCGGCGGACCGCGCCGGCGGCCCGGCGCAGCCTGCGGCAGGACGTCGGCGAAGGGCTGCGGCTGGTGCTGGGCGACAGCTGGCTGCGCTCGATCCTCGCCTACGGCGGGCTCTCCAACCTGGCGCTGACGGCCTACCAGTCGATCCAGGTGATCTTCCTGCTGAACCGCGCCGGGCTGCCGCAGGGCCTGATCGGCACCCTGATCGCGCTGTCCGGCCTCGGCGGCATCGCCGGCGCCGCGGTGGCCCGCCGGGTCGGCGCCGCGATCGGCACCGCCCGGGCCCTGCTGCTCTTCCAACTCGGACTGCCCGTCCTGGCGTTGCTGATCCCGCTCGCCGACAAGGGCGCCGGCGCGGCCTGCTACCTGGTCGGCGGTCTGGCGGTCTCCGGCGGCGTGGTGGCCGGCAATGTGCTGCGGGCCACCTTCATCCAGCGGTACGTGCCCGCCGAGATGTTCGGCCGCACCAGCGCCACCACCGCCGTCGTGGTCTACGGCACCATGCCGATCGGCGCGCTGCTCGGCGGCGGCCTGGCCCAGGCGTTCGGCCTCGGCACGGCGATGTGGCTCAGCTGCGCGGCCGTACCGCTGGCCGCGACGGTGCTGCTGTGCTCGCCGATCCGCCGGCACCGGGATCTGCCGAACCGGCCGATGACGGCCGCCCCGACCGCCTGA
- a CDS encoding deoxyguanosinetriphosphate triphosphohydrolase gives MDDPTNDDHAEARWVPEPDKRPGRTAFQRDRARVLHSAALRRLAGTTQVVAPMRSDFPRTRLTHSLECAQVGRELGAALGCDPDLVETACLSHDLGHPPFGHNGEQALDLAAAACGGFEGNAQSLRILTRLEPKRFAPLDEPAARLAPWPGRSVGLNLTRAALDAATKYPWPRGGHPTDPDSPKFGVYTDDLPVFRWLRSGAPHGRKCFEATVMDWSDDVAYSTHDVEDGIYAGHIDPAALSSPAERAELCKVAEQYAPGAEPEEFAAALDRLQREEWWPRGYDGSPRSRAGLKDLTSQLIGRFCLAAEQATRARYGPGRLTRYAAELVVPRPVRLECAVLKAVAVRYVMQRVEQAQLRARQRVVIAELAELLSAGDPAELDPVFAAQYAHAADDGAALRAVIDQIASLTDASALALHARLTGTPLK, from the coding sequence ATGGACGACCCGACGAACGACGATCACGCCGAAGCCCGCTGGGTGCCCGAGCCGGACAAGCGGCCCGGTCGCACCGCCTTCCAGCGCGACCGCGCCCGGGTGCTGCATTCCGCCGCGCTGCGCCGGCTGGCCGGCACCACCCAGGTGGTCGCCCCGATGCGCAGCGACTTTCCCCGCACCCGGCTCACCCACTCGCTCGAATGCGCCCAGGTGGGGCGGGAGTTGGGGGCGGCCCTGGGCTGCGACCCGGATCTGGTGGAGACCGCCTGCCTCTCCCACGACCTGGGCCACCCGCCGTTCGGGCACAACGGTGAGCAAGCGCTTGATCTGGCCGCCGCGGCCTGCGGCGGCTTCGAGGGCAACGCCCAGTCGCTGCGCATCCTCACCCGCCTGGAGCCCAAGCGCTTCGCCCCGCTGGACGAGCCGGCCGCCCGGCTGGCCCCCTGGCCGGGCCGCAGCGTCGGGCTCAACCTGACCCGGGCCGCGCTGGACGCCGCCACCAAGTACCCCTGGCCGCGCGGCGGCCACCCCACCGACCCCGACTCGCCCAAGTTCGGCGTCTACACCGACGACCTGCCGGTCTTCCGCTGGCTGCGCTCCGGCGCCCCGCACGGCCGCAAGTGCTTCGAGGCCACCGTGATGGACTGGTCCGACGACGTGGCCTACTCCACACACGACGTCGAGGACGGCATCTACGCCGGCCACATCGACCCCGCCGCGCTGTCCAGCCCCGCCGAGCGGGCCGAGCTGTGCAAGGTCGCCGAGCAGTACGCGCCGGGCGCCGAGCCCGAGGAGTTCGCCGCGGCCCTGGACCGCCTGCAGCGCGAGGAGTGGTGGCCGCGCGGCTACGACGGCTCGCCGCGCTCCCGGGCCGGCCTCAAGGACCTCACCAGCCAGCTGATCGGCCGGTTCTGCCTGGCCGCCGAGCAGGCCACCCGGGCCCGCTACGGTCCGGGGCGGCTCACCAGGTACGCGGCCGAGCTGGTGGTGCCGCGCCCGGTGCGGCTGGAGTGCGCGGTGCTCAAGGCGGTCGCGGTGCGCTATGTGATGCAGCGCGTCGAGCAGGCCCAGCTGCGGGCCCGCCAGCGGGTGGTGATCGCCGAGCTGGCCGAGCTGCTGTCCGCGGGCGACCCCGCCGAGCTGGACCCGGTCTTCGCCGCCCAGTACGCCCACGCCGCCGACGACGGCGCCGCGCTGCGCGCAGTGATCGACCAGATCGCCAGCCTCACCGACGCCTCCGCCCTGGCCCTCCATGCCCGCCTGACCGGCACGCCTCTGAAGTAA
- a CDS encoding SigE family RNA polymerase sigma factor, giving the protein MKRTPSSGTSAQPLDFRDFAAARGCHLVRTAFLLTGGDAHLAEDLAQETLARLFARWRKISRLDNPTAYAQTVLVNTFLTHRRRRSSGEHVTSTFSEQPVHDTEPELRLALLKALGELPVQDRTVLVLRYWEDRSVEETAAMMRLSASGVRSRAARALVKLRTALGEELEQFAEL; this is encoded by the coding sequence ATGAAGCGCACACCATCGAGCGGCACGTCGGCGCAGCCGCTGGACTTCAGGGATTTCGCGGCCGCCCGGGGGTGCCATCTGGTCCGCACGGCATTCCTGCTAACGGGCGGTGACGCGCATCTCGCCGAGGACTTGGCCCAGGAGACGCTTGCGCGGCTGTTCGCCCGCTGGCGGAAGATCAGCCGGCTCGACAACCCGACCGCCTACGCGCAGACCGTGCTGGTCAACACCTTCCTGACGCACCGCCGCCGGCGCAGCAGCGGCGAGCACGTGACGTCGACCTTCAGCGAACAACCGGTGCACGACACTGAGCCCGAGCTGCGCCTGGCCCTACTCAAGGCGCTGGGCGAGCTGCCGGTGCAGGACCGCACCGTGCTGGTCCTGCGCTACTGGGAGGACCGCAGCGTGGAGGAGACCGCCGCGATGATGCGCCTGAGCGCCAGCGGCGTGCGCTCGCGGGCCGCCCGGGCACTGGTGAAGCTGCGGACCGCTCTCGGCGAGGAACTGGAGCAGTTCGCCGAGCTCTGA
- a CDS encoding winged helix-turn-helix domain-containing protein, which translates to MDDDVNDEQPTPQARTVDPRSLRALAHPLRMRILDLLTDEGPATSAKLAERLGENTGTLSWHLRQLAEHGFINEDQERGTKRERWWQRSSPKMTFNSAELTVDPATAQALDVYKRHYLERSFQRAARALATPLTPEWVGTGNMSDWGEVWMTPEQLGALGAELLAVIRRHVPEPDAPRPAEARPVLIQFQTLPMYGPDSATDEHATDEES; encoded by the coding sequence ATGGACGACGACGTGAACGACGAACAGCCCACCCCGCAGGCCCGTACCGTCGACCCGCGCAGCCTGCGCGCCCTGGCCCACCCGCTGAGGATGCGGATCCTGGACCTGCTGACCGACGAGGGGCCGGCCACCTCCGCCAAGCTCGCCGAGCGCCTCGGCGAGAACACCGGAACGCTCAGCTGGCACCTGCGCCAGCTGGCCGAACACGGGTTCATCAACGAGGACCAGGAGCGCGGCACCAAGCGCGAGCGCTGGTGGCAGCGCAGCTCGCCGAAGATGACCTTCAACAGCGCCGAGCTGACCGTGGACCCGGCGACCGCCCAGGCGCTCGACGTCTACAAGCGCCACTACCTGGAGCGCTCCTTCCAGCGCGCCGCCCGGGCCCTGGCCACACCGCTCACCCCCGAGTGGGTGGGCACCGGAAACATGTCCGACTGGGGCGAGGTGTGGATGACGCCGGAGCAGCTGGGAGCCCTCGGCGCCGAACTGCTGGCGGTGATCCGCCGCCATGTGCCGGAGCCCGACGCCCCGCGGCCCGCCGAGGCCCGCCCGGTGCTGATCCAGTTCCAGACCCTGCCGATGTACGGCCCCGACAGCGCCACCGACGAGCACGCCACCGACGAGGAGTCCTGA